The Clarias gariepinus isolate MV-2021 ecotype Netherlands chromosome 12, CGAR_prim_01v2, whole genome shotgun sequence region TAAGCTGATTGTGCACAGAACTATTCAAACCATACTTAATGAAAGTGTCATGTTTTTTGAGTGCATTTCTGTACCTTCACAGTATACTTAAAGCTTATTATAATGTACTGAATACATAACCCCAATAGAAGATTACTAACTATAATTgcagatactgtacatttacatacacactGAGGAGCTGAAAGGATCTTCAGCTGTGTAAGTGAGTGCTCTCTTCTTACTGCCTCAATGGTACTTTGTAATGAAGAAACCTCTTCTTCTTCACCATATAGAAGTCTAGAAGAGAGAATACATGTTAGGAAAGGGGCATTCTACAAAAGGACTGGCTATAccacatttttcagttttatttatttttctactgaCACATCTGACCCTGTTAAACAGCATTCTGCAGTTCCTGACTCCCTGACAAAGTTGTGTTTGGAGGGTCAATAGAAAAGGTTAAGTAGGTAACTTAGGTTGGTGACCCTTAGCGTTGGAATGAGAACCTATGCAGTATATCAAGTGGTACTTAAGCCTAGTGCAGGTTTAAAGACACACATTCCTACTTTCATTGTTAGTACACAGCAGATTGTGGCTCTGGTCTCACCTGTGATAGTAGCCTGTCTGTATTTGACTGCTCTCTTTCCACCAGCGCTGATGGGGACCTCCGGTCTGCGCTTGCCCGTCCTCACCACACAGCTGCGGTAGAAAGCAGGAACATCCTGGCATTGCATCTCTTCCCACTTCACTGAGCCAGGGGTAGGATGATCGCTCTCGAAGTCAAAGTTCCAGCGCTGCTTGGCCACCTCCGCACCCATGCACAAAAGCCGGTTGAAGTCCTGCTGAAGCTGCTGGTGGTCAACGGGACCAAAAAGGTTCCGCCGAACTGCCTTGCCCCGTGGCTTATCACCCTCCTCCACTCTGTTAAGCTTCAGGTGGTCAAACTGAGATGAAGTCATAGCCATCTTTCTATGGACAGAGAAAATATGACACAAAAATTAATTTCAGGACTGTCATGGATTTAACTGCAAAGTGAaatctttatattaaaaatgtacatataaaagaaaacactatAGTGACTTGGTGTTtgaaccagtgtgtgtgttcttctgtGAAAGATGCACAAGTGTGGCAAATGTCTCACCTGAACTCAACATTTCAGTCCAATTTGTCActaattaaagaaaacatttcacGTACAAAGATTTTTGAGAATCTTGAGGATTAAAAGAGTTGCCATgatctttctttaaaaagcatgtttttttcttgtttaaataaaaacaatgaataaattACCATACACttctaaaaaattatttctctTAAGAGTGTTTTCACATTGAAATTAATTAGATTAGCAAATGTCTCACCTGAACTCAACATTTCAGTCTAATTTGtcaataattaaagaaaacatttcatGTACAAAGATTTTtgaaaatctttattaaaataGTTGCCATGGTCTTTCTTgaaaaaatttactttatttctccatatataGAATATGGATTTTGTACATGGACCCTAAAGTTCCTTTCACTTTGGGGAAAACGCTTGGCTGCTAGGCTTGTTGGCCTCTTACCCCAACTAGAATAGTTTGGATGAATTCTGATTTGCCTCCTTAAGGTGCACTgttttagattagattcaacggTATTTTCACAGTCAATGTTATGGTACAAGacaataaaatacagttttgCCCACTAGTGCAACTGTTTACACCGTATCAGTAAAAACTTGATAacctattaaaaaaatgcttgcaaAATGTTAAAGGGGAGTTAAAGAAACGCTGATAAATATCAGGTAGCAGCTGCTGAT contains the following coding sequences:
- the cdkn1d gene encoding cyclin-dependent kinase inhibitor 1D; its protein translation is MRKMAMTSSQFDHLKLNRVEEGDKPRGKAVRRNLFGPVDHQQLQQDFNRLLCMGAEVAKQRWNFDFESDHPTPGSVKWEEMQCQDVPAFYRSCVVRTGKRRPEVPISAGGKRAVKYRQATITDFYMVKKKRFLHYKVPLRQ